The window AGTGTTGCTAAACCCATTTTATTATGTCCCAGTTAAAACAAATCAAATGtggaattcattcattcatgtgtgtgtggTTGAATCACTGATTCGTCTGATTTCTCTAACTGTGTTTGTACAGGTTGTCATTTGTATGCTTTTCTTTTAGGATTGGCCCAAACAGTGGAAAGCCAACATGAAGAAGAATCCTGACATCACTTTAGTATCCGATTTGGTCTCCTACCTGCTCAGGTAATCGACTGCAACATGAAGGTTTAGTCTAACGTTTATGTGCTTGATCCAAACTGGTTAAAACTCCGTGAGGAGGAGAAAATGGAAATAGTCGAGTCAGTCTTTAGGGTtcgttgtgtgtgtttaagtttGGGATTGGAATAGAAAAAGTCAGGGTGTTGGACTTTGTGTTGTGCGTTCAAGCACAATAATCTTGATTTTTCTTTGAGCAGCATGTCGGTGTTTGCTTTGGAAAAGGTCTAACTTTGTGTTCAGCAGATTCTGTGTACTCTGCTCTGCCGTTCCACAAACTCTTCTTAACTTACAGGCATATTCAGGCCAAAATGAAGTGTGCTTTTGAGTGAAAGTTATAAAGATTTGCTATTGCGCCCGTTGTGGGTGGTTTCCTGAGCAGCGTTGGTTTAGAGAAACTGTTTGGACCTCAGTGAACCAATGAGCTAACTGCTAATAGGAGCGCTGCCGCATCCTAAACAGCCAGCCTTTCAGGAAGCTAACGACGACGAGGGAGATGGGAATTATTTACAACTTTAGCACAGAAGAGCTCTTTAAAACTACCAAAACGTTCCCTTTAGCCCCACTGCTGTTACACGACTAACAGGCCAGCAGAACAAAAGTTTCTGAGTAGCATCTTCTATAACAAACCGTTGAGCTCTAACTTTAAATCTTATTGCATTTCATTTTTCTATAGTTTTGTCAAGTTTAGCCAAATAAAAATGTTGTGACTAAATTAGGACAAATTATTGAATTTTTTACAAccacttttatttaatttaatgatTTATTGATCTAAGCTGCATGATGGTGCAGATGGTTGCTCTGTTGCCTCACATTGAGaccgttgcaggtttgaatcctgcctgcagcctttctgcatagTTGGCATGTTTTTCTTATGCATGCTTGGGTTTACTAATAATAATAGCAGCACACTAGAtttgtatagcgcttttctagaaacTCAGAGTTTTTCCATTATTCATGCACTCGCACGTTCACAAACTGCTTTCTCTGGGTACTCTGATTTCCTCCTGCAGCCCTAAAACCTGTCGGGTTGATTGGAgactctaaattgtccaaaggtgtgagtgtgtgaatgttGGTGTGTCCCCAGCCCAGGGGCAGGCAACCCTGGTACTAGAGAGCtgcagtcctgcatgttttccagccatgcatgGATTTGCAGCTTCTAATcggctgaacacacctgatccaggtaacAACAGCACAACAACAAAGATGGTTGGAAAGCAAGCAGGACTGCGgccctctaggaccagggttACCTACCCCTGTCCCAGCCTGTCTCCCGGTGATCGTtggacatatgggccattcccatctgtaccgggtcggcccgggccgggtagccccagtcggccccagcctgccccggttgattccacacatccttgccttaagcccatgtgggctgattctacccaccaatcagaggcttgctctaatggaaggtgtgaatttgctgtcagcagtgggtgtgttggccctggtcggcctgaagcagaccccctccagaagagggctgagaatgagccttggttggcccggacaaataccaggccacccagatatgtaacaacctacgctacccggcccgggctgacccggtacagatgttaATGGCCCAATAGACTCCACCTCCCTGTGACCCTACTGAGAAATAAGTGGTTCCGATGATAGTCGGATGTTTTTAGGCTTTTATGCGATTACAGTAAGGAATAAAAGCACAGAAGAGCtaaactaaaatggatctcgtctgttggtcactcaacgcggttgataaaaaattttcaacgatgagaacgggagaagaggctcccggatgccccaccgggacagacccagttggacatgtcatggactcctggaaacagtggaacttggatttaatctcagctgtctgtggcggactccgaagacgtgtggatattcgtggtgctgGTGTCAGGTTTTCTGCTCATTGGccatggaggctacctggcttaccggaaaattaacaagctgtcgaggaatattggtgcactcccggagctcagagatggtttgcaccgcgctgtgaattcacactcgcataattgttgagatgaatcgtaagcttgggactttggccgagattcattctttggcacaaaagatggatgccatcaaggagagagtggacgaatcagcacggattgggatagactaatgtccattattgggattttgagaggttgaggaccaacaaactgtaagacggagaggaaattatctctgtctggccccaaaacaatttctaatctgaatctggcgcccttgagcctgcaaagctccaacgaaaactcccccctcagaagatatgtggaatgtgccgttgctatggcaactcaactctgtctcctttcccagcctgggcgggactgcgggaaggccgccgaagcgttccagggtcactgcaaccctccaaccctaaatgctcctccccctatccacactgaggtgacatgcgctgcttcgtggctgcaggaactgaagtggggatagtcccaacccaccaccccacctagtggacacttatgttgtctgAAGACTGTTGCATTTTTGTTGAGGTGTTTATTTTTGCagggcaaagctgccctcccgctggagggtaactctgaagtacctttttttccctccacctgaaccaatcctcatgtaaccctcttatctttattaaggtagcgcgactcgggttgcgaatgaccacagtcaccaattcttgtcatgtgtcttgcccatgtatgtctgatctctgaattgtgtgtactgaaactctaatttccctctgggattaataaagtatctttgaaatgAATTTAATAGAAAAGTAGATTTTTGTAAGGAGAACACTATCTCACCTAACTAAACAGTCAAGTATTTTTTTATGTGCGTCAGATTTGAACATTTGCATTTTAACTAGATGCAGGATATTAAGTTAAAAGTAATATTTTCTGTGTCCTCAGCCAGTCTGACCACCCTGTGATGAAGCTGCTGAAGAAACAGCAGTACACCATTTACAACAAGCTGTATCCCATCGTTAGTAAAGGCCTCCCTCAGAGTCCCGCCTTTCCCCCGGGACCCTTTCGCAGCATTCACAGCCTTCTTCATCCAGGTATAAACCAGAGCCAGATCTTTGTGAGGTTGGGCTGGAGGGGAGAAACCAGAACATATTTAATCATAAGTATATTTTGTCCCGTTTGTGTGAAAAGCTTAGCTTGGTTCTGTGGTTCTGGAATGCTGAGACGAATAATAGAGTCTGTTTGTGTGAACGTGCTTTGGTTCAGAGAGCAACAGGAAGTCGATCAGGATTACCAGCAGTGGTCTCGGTGGACAGAGCTTCAGCACGGACTCCTCGCTCTCACCTTTACACTCTCATGATCTCAACACCAactttgatgatgaggatgtggAAACAGACGAGCCTCTCACGCAGGAGACGCTGGACCGAGAGAACTCTTTTGAAGACTTGGAGCAGTTCCTGTCCCAGTTGGACTGGACTCCGTCCTGCAGCAGCACGGATGACACAGCCTTGGACTTGGAGATGGCCTGTGATCCATCCGTGGAGCTGGACGAGAGCCACATAGAGGAGCTGGAGATGAGGGCACTTAAACAACATTTGAAAGCTATTGTCAAGGACATTCATATAGCGATTGGTGAGCAGAGTGATTTCCAGAATGAGTTGTTGCTTGCACCAGTTTGTGCTCGCTCAGTGTTGTTAACTCGTAGTGCTTTTATGTTTCAGATCAACTCCTCTCGCTTTGTTTGCTGTCCTTCGAGTGTCTGAACACGGCCAGGTTTAAAGACTTGTGTCTAGCAAGCATAGAAGAGGCCTTCTTCACACCCTTGTGGAGCGCCCTGGTGGCTCTTTTTAGGTAATGCACCCGTAGCTTTTGACTGGACTAAACACACACATGttgaattgcttctgtgtgtgaaatgtgttaTATTAATAAAGCTGCACTATGTCCTCTTAATTTTATTTAATCAGACGAGGAAATGTATATTTGAGCATAATCGTGTTACACCGGTTAGGGTTCTCTTACAGCAGCTCTCGTCACCAAGTTAAGCACAACTTTTTTTTCCTGGTGATTCTCAGTCGTGGTTTTCTTTGGCAGGAGGGTGAACACGGAGAGGGAGCAGGCGTTTGAGAGAAACATGAAGTTGCTTTGCGACGCTTCTCCAGGAGATGTCGGTGTTCCCCTGAAACTGTTTCCACAAGATCCCGGTGCGCTCCAGGGTTCCTACCCTTATGAGTCTGCTGTTCAGGAACTTGGGCTTCTGTTTAAAGACTGCTGTCCACAGAGGAAGCTGGAATGTATAGGTTAGTGGAAAAGCCTCGGACGTTTTCTCCTGTCATACAAAAACTTAGTCTCTTGAGGcagaatacaggtccttctcaaaaagatAGCATATTATAAAGTTCATtaatgtctgtaatgtactgataaacatcagacttttatatatattagattcattacacacaactgaagtagttcaagccttttattgtttctaatattgatgattttggcgtacagctcatgaaaacccaaaattcctatctcaaaaaattagcatatcatgaaaaggttctctaaacgagctattaacctaatcatctgaatcaactaattaactctaaacacctgcaaaagattcctgaggcttttaaaaactcccagcctggttcattactcaaaaccgcaatcatgggtacgactgccgacctgactgctgtccagaaggccatcattgacaccctcaagcaagagggtaagacacagaaagacattcctgaaggaataggctgttcccagagtgctgtatcaaggcacctcagtgggaagtctgtgggaaggaaaaagtgtggcagacaacgctgcacaaccagaagaggtgaccggaccctgaggaagattgtggagaaggaccgattccagaccttgggggacctgcggaagcagtggactgagtctggagcagaaacatccagagccaccgtgtgcaGGAaaagggctacaggtgccgcattccccaggtcaagccacttttgaaccagaaacagcggcagaagcgcctgacctgggctacagagaagcagcactgggctgttgctcagtggtccaaagtacttttttcagatgaaagcaaattttgcacgtcattcggaaatcaaggtgccagagtctggaggaagactgggcagagggaaatgccaacatgcctgaagcccagtgtcaagtacccacagtcagtgatggtctggggcgccatgtcagctgctggtgttggtccactgtgttttatcaagggcagggtcaatgcagctagctatcaggagatgttggagcacttcatgcttccatctgctgaaaagctttatggagatgaagatttcagttttcagcacgacctggcacctgctcacagtgccaaaaccactggtaaatggtttactgaccatggtattactgtgctcaactggcctgccaactctcctgacctgaacccgtagaaaacctgtgggatattgtgaagagaaagttgagagatgccagacccaacactctggatgagcttaaggccgctatcgaagcatcctgggcctccagaacacctcagcagtgccacaggctggttgcctccatgccacgccgcactgaagcagtcatttctgctaaaggattcccgaccaagtactgagtgcacaactgaacataattatctgAAGGTTGACTTTATTTAttgtattaaaacacttttcttttattggttggatgaaatatgctaatttattgagataggaattttgggttttcatgagctgtacgccacaatcctcaatattagaaacaataaaaggcttgaactacttcagttgtgtgtaatgaatctaatatatatgaaagtctaatgtttatcagtacattacagacaataatgaactttatcacaatatgctaattatttgagaaggacctgtagaaaCCTGCTGGTAGAGTGCTTCTGACTCTTCAGCTACACCGACGCGTTTACCAAATTCCACGTTAGAGCTGAACGGTTGAAATAAACTTTGGATTGTTATTTTTCTGGTTTGTTGTTATTTCAATTTGATTCATGATTTAATTCAAATCGAGCTTCAGCACAATGTTCACAATGTACAGTAACATTTACCACCATGACAGAAAGATGACATCATATCAGGccattcaaataaataaataaatcctggGGATTTCACCTAGATGTGTGAAATAGTTGacaacagatcctgggtcagtcaggaACGCTGCAATGAAACCCACCTTAGGCGATCACATGACTGCGTTGTCTGAAATTGCACTTTTAATAAGAAAACGATCATTCAGCCTTATTCAAATAAACTTTGTGCTCAAATATCAATCTTTAGTTGTGAAAGTGTCTGCTCCCTACACTCATAGCTCATGCTAGAGCTGTTTCTGGAGTGTCTCTATAAAGAAAATAGTTTAATTTCTGCTTGATTCTCTGCAGCTGCAGAGCTACCCGAGtacccataccataccatctttatttataaagcacatttaaaaacagcatggcagccggccaaagtgctgtacagaataaaaagtaaaaacacaatataaaacaatacacagtcaacaataaaatgcacaacaaggcagataattacagtcaataaaaagacacataataaaataataaaagtcagggatttaaaaatgcctggtcgtaaaagtgagccttcagcagcgatttgaaccggaggagggatggtgccagcctcaccgaaagaggaagtgcattccatagtgtcggagcagcgtagacaaaagcccgctgcccccgcgttttgtatttcattaatggaacacgaagcagcaggcaatcagcagacctcaacgcccggtttggcacatacctagtgacaagatccgacaggtaatccggtgccaggccgttcagggccttaaaaacaaaagtcaggattttaaacttgaccctaaagtttacgggtagccagtggagccgcgccagtacaggtgtgatatgctctctcctaggagtgtttgttaaaaacctggctgccgcgttctgtACGACTTGAAgtctgttaagagcggaggcaggtaaaccaattaaaatggaatttgcataatccagtcgagatgataaaagcatggattacggattccaggtgtgctcgtttcagtACCCGGTACAGAGTTGAGTCTTCCTTTTGTAGAAACCAAatccttattattattaatgctgTTTTTAACATTAGTCTGCATCTTTAAAATTATTGACTGCACCTAAATCTTGCTGTTCACACAGACTCAAGCTCtcatttctgcttttttgttttgtttatttcagtTCGAACGTTGCGTCTGATCTGCGCCTGCGCCGAGGACTACAGGTGTCTTCAAGAGGTCGATTCTTCACCTAAAACGGCGGCCATGTGAGTGAATATTCAGCTGCATTAAGTGACAAATCATTAAGACCTCACAGAAATATGTGAAGGCCGTTACTGAGTGAAGGAAAACATCTAGAACGGTGAAAGATTTGGGATGTTTATTGGTTTTTTTATTCCTTTAGTCCCCCAACATTAGACCTCTTTAAACATCATAATTATCCATTTCCTCGCCTAACTCGCGCATTTCATTAGGAGGGAACGACCGTCTCAAAGTCCGCTGAAGTTACAAAACATCGTTTAAGCTCCCTTTGCCTGGTAGCTGCTCTGTCAGGTCTCATCAGGCCTCACTCGGGCTTGGCACAGCAGGGGATGCCGAAGGTCTGTTGCCCCCACCCACCCCCGCAGAGCTCTGTACTGGTCGGGCCTTAAAGTGGGTCGTCCTGTCTGAGCTCGGAACAAACAAACAGTTTCCACGAGGAAAATAACAAATGGGTGTTTGTTGAATTTACCACGACTCCCCGGCTCAGAAAACGCTGCAGTGGGTTGTTTGTGCTTTTTTGATCCTCGGGTCTCGACGCGGTTTTATTTGAAACGCTGAATCAGACGAATCACTCGGATCTCTACCCTGATTCTGCGTAAGCCGTTGTTGCTGCTGCTCTACGAGCAAAGGATGAAATAATTAGCATCACTCTTTTAAAACAAAATGATCAGAATAGAAACCCCGAGCCTGGTTTAGCAGTTGCATGAACCTTTTTCTAACCTCTTGTGTGAGGTTCTGATCGGTTCTGATCCAGCCAAAAACAAAAAGCCTTTTCTTTAGAATGCATTTAAAATCTATCACTTTTGTTGTTGAGCcggtgtttttgtgtgtttaaaaCGGTGACCGAGGCGATGTCTGCTGCTCCATATCTGTCTCTTTGCGTTGGCGTCTGTGTGAAGTGATCAGAGACGGCAGACTAGAGGACTTGGCCGGGAACTTGGGCGCAGCGCTTAAACATTTCTATCTGGGAAAAGAGTTTTGTTTCATGTTGACAAAGTCGGACGTCAGCAAAGCACAAAAATCTAAACCATTCGTTTGTTTGGCGGAAAATGTTTCATAagccaaatattttattttacaagaaAATGAAATCGGTTGCAAGCTTTCATTGAAATACATGACAAGTTTCCTTAAATAATAAACTAGATTGTATTTTATTCTGAGGTCAATGATGAGAATAAATCAGACCTTTTTGCCTTTTATTGGTTAGTTTCTGTTCCAGGTCAGTTCAGGCACATGTGGCTGTTTTCCTGAGTCTGTTTGAATGCAGGATTCCTTTCTCCGTCGCCGTGACTCACGAGTCTTTTTTTAATGAGGGGCCAGACTTGGGATCTGGAACTGGATTTACCTAAAGGTGTGGCACACTGAAAACtcatttttaatgatcatttcttaTTATAATGGATaactctgaatgtttcatgctatcggaacatgaaaatagtctcctacacctatctcctgcagtagtgaaactctaggattagaaaatcctgacagatctacatcacgctgtcacttaactcgttcactgccaatgatgacaaaagtcgtcatttgcacgtcggacgagcccccgcgccgagagaacaaacatctccgctctaaagccgatcttcatccgcacacgtcacgtgatcaggaagcagaacatccatgtgttaggagatcgttttgggccgctgctgtaaaaaaagtgaggcatgaaccggaaaagcttctgccgatcacaattcaacaacagattacgaaagaacggataacgctcgaaacgcgcggattcttcctgatgtaagaggtgagcctccgctttgttttggttgttttggcgtcgacatcatcctagcgcgcaacgttctgtgactcttaaaaaaaacagtaaaaacggtgagaaacgctggcagcgaatgagttaatattcatggactcacccatcttgactcacaaaggggaagctgttggtttagcgtccaggaaacggcagagaacgtccccgctagtagaagctaactgttagcattagcaacttcaccacacagcagaactcctccaggcttgtgttactggtgtagatgaaacatcaacgtaaatggagtcagtggtagagtcgtgttgctgttacccaatcagaggagagatgtccaaatatcaggacataAGCATAAACCTGAcgttcagctgtgatgtggctcactactAGTTCCTGGAAGTGGTGCACCGGTATACATTCCCCCGAGAACGACTTACTAgagtcctactagagaccactgcaaatgagtGAACCACTCCTTTAACGTGTTCTGCTGACAGAAACGACATCTACAGTAACGTTTATGCATGGAAATTAATTACTCGTCTGTTTATTTTCCTCTCTTCCAGTATTTAGTTTTTTGTGCTTAAACTCACTAAACTCAGCTGGATTTTACTCTTAGTTTTTCAAAAAATATAAAATCTTTGTTCTTCCCACTTTTCTGTTGTATCGCCCAACATGTTGTCTTTTTAAAAGTCTAAGTACTCTCCACGTTTTCCTGTTAAAGCTCAGAACCAAAACTCATCTGAAATCAGCGTTTGTGCGTGCGCTGTGTCCTTGGAGTGCAGAGACGCACGGCTGTCGTGTGAAGGGATGAATGTTTGTTTAAAAAAGCAAACTCTACAGA is drawn from Nothobranchius furzeri strain GRZ-AD chromosome 4, NfurGRZ-RIMD1, whole genome shotgun sequence and contains these coding sequences:
- the vps9d1 gene encoding VPS9 domain-containing protein 1 isoform X2, with product MELVVVEVERMLRLAEQCLERAKSSIEKRSDPPDPPASTPSCSAGLSQNCHTAGVPTANTTVTDSPCIDAQHKADSLPKGAHHQVLPEADGELSPFLPPEVFQRFQTVASQDECKKGLTPLEEASRMNQKLKANYEARVARLAPGQAYQKTSLTLSLQRQMMENLIIAKARQDALQRKMEERRLRLQEEANRRFAASGAMTAEEREQRRLYANVLEYEQDHDWPKQWKANMKKNPDITLVSDLVSYLLSQSDHPVMKLLKKQQYTIYNKLYPIVSKGLPQSPAFPPGPFRSIHSLLHPESNRKSIRITSSGLGGQSFSTDSSLSPLHSHDLNTNFDDEDVETDEPLTQETLDRENSFEDLEQFLSQLDWTPSCSSTDDTALDLEMACDPSVELDESHIEELEMRALKQHLKAIVKDIHIAIDQLLSLCLLSFECLNTARFKDLCLASIEEAFFTPLWSALVALFRRVNTEREQAFERNMKLLCDASPGDVGVPLKLFPQDPGALQGSYPYESAVQELGLLFKDCCPQRKLECIVRTLRLICACAEDYRCLQEVDSSPKTAAIGADDLLPILSFVALRCQRPQLVSECCALEEFIHEGYLIGEEGYCLTSLQSALAYVESLHTGAHLPVSKHI